One stretch of Pandoraea oxalativorans DNA includes these proteins:
- a CDS encoding membrane protein: protein MGSLSIWHWLIALLFTIFFLYPYARIIRRAGFSRWWVLVAFVPLLNIVMIWVFAFVQWPSLEKKSSAPY from the coding sequence ATGGGTAGCCTAAGCATTTGGCATTGGTTGATTGCGTTGCTGTTCACGATATTTTTCCTGTATCCCTATGCGCGCATCATTCGCCGCGCCGGGTTCTCGCGCTGGTGGGTGTTGGTTGCTTTTGTGCCCCTTCTCAATATCGTGATGATCTGGGTGTTCGCTTTCGTTCAGTGGCCATCGCTGGAAAAGAAGTCGAGCGCCCCTTATTGA
- a CDS encoding CsgG/HfaB family protein: MAHHLVKITGLLLAAGIMAGCSTINQGSSSAKTAATGSAGGANSENANQTLEKCDRPLGTMAVIEDTSAPWYGVLTGQYKLGSTVPVLKLLVQQSNCFVIVDRGRGMNTIMGERALQESGELRNKSNFGKGTMVSADYALSPSITFTNNNAGGAGASIAGLLPGGIGAAIGALAGSMNSKEASTMLTVIDNRSSVQIAAAEGSATAMDFGALGRIVGSSAGGSLGGYSNTAEGKVIVAAFTDSYNNVVRAVKNYKQQTVAGGLGTGGQLSVQDDDAPAPTKKATRKKK, from the coding sequence ATGGCACACCATCTCGTAAAAATCACCGGCCTGCTGCTTGCAGCCGGCATCATGGCGGGTTGCTCGACCATAAACCAGGGGAGCAGCAGCGCCAAAACGGCCGCCACCGGATCGGCCGGCGGCGCGAACTCCGAAAACGCTAACCAAACGCTTGAAAAGTGCGATCGCCCGCTGGGCACCATGGCGGTCATCGAAGACACCTCCGCCCCCTGGTACGGCGTGCTGACCGGCCAATACAAGCTCGGCTCGACCGTGCCGGTGCTCAAGCTGCTCGTCCAGCAGTCGAACTGCTTCGTAATCGTTGATCGCGGCCGCGGCATGAACACGATCATGGGCGAACGCGCCCTGCAAGAATCTGGCGAACTGCGCAACAAGTCCAACTTCGGCAAGGGCACGATGGTCTCCGCCGACTACGCACTGAGCCCGTCGATCACCTTTACGAACAATAACGCCGGCGGTGCCGGTGCCAGCATCGCCGGCCTTCTGCCCGGCGGCATCGGCGCAGCCATCGGCGCGCTCGCAGGCAGCATGAACTCGAAAGAAGCCAGCACCATGCTGACCGTCATCGATAACCGCTCCAGCGTGCAGATCGCCGCCGCTGAAGGCAGCGCCACCGCCATGGACTTCGGTGCCCTCGGCCGTATCGTCGGCAGCTCGGCCGGCGGCTCGCTCGGCGGCTACTCGAACACCGCCGAAGGCAAGGTCATCGTGGCAGCGTTCACCGACTCGTATAACAACGTCGTGCGCGCCGTCAAGAACTACAAGCAGCAAACCGTCGCCGGTGGCCTCGGCACAGGTGGTCAACTCTCCGTCCAGGACGACGACGCACCCGCACCGACCAAGAAGGCCACGCGCAAGAAGAAGTAA
- a CDS encoding WbuC family cupin fold metalloprotein, with protein sequence MKTLTFAALDALTEQATQSPRARMNQNLHESLDDSIQRLAIAMEPSTYIRPHLHHHTWELLTALRGRFVVLTFDAAGVVIDRKVLGEDTSVIESPVKTHHTVLSLDPGAVIFEVKHGPYRPFVEADYADWSAPADTPEAAAFMEWVKTAQVGDRWAA encoded by the coding sequence ATGAAAACGTTGACCTTTGCCGCGCTCGACGCGCTGACCGAACAAGCCACGCAATCGCCCCGTGCGCGCATGAATCAGAACCTGCATGAATCGCTCGACGATTCGATTCAGCGTCTGGCGATTGCGATGGAGCCTTCCACGTACATTCGACCACATCTGCATCACCACACGTGGGAGTTACTGACGGCGCTGCGCGGCCGTTTTGTCGTGTTGACGTTCGACGCGGCTGGCGTCGTGATCGACCGCAAGGTGCTCGGCGAGGACACGAGCGTGATCGAAAGCCCGGTCAAGACGCATCACACGGTGCTGTCGCTCGATCCGGGGGCGGTGATCTTCGAGGTGAAGCACGGCCCGTATCGTCCGTTCGTCGAGGCGGATTACGCCGACTGGTCGGCACCCGCGGATACGCCGGAAGCCGCAGCGTTCATGGAATGGGTCAAGACGGCGCAGGTCGGCGACCGCTGGGCGGCTTAA
- the rpsU gene encoding 30S ribosomal protein S21 yields the protein MTKIVIKDGEPVEVALRRFRRAIDGTGLIKEVKARAAYEKPTAERKRKKAAAVARLRKRLRSQTLKKKMY from the coding sequence ATGACCAAGATCGTTATCAAAGACGGTGAACCCGTTGAAGTTGCACTGCGTCGTTTCCGCCGCGCTATCGACGGCACGGGCCTGATCAAGGAAGTCAAGGCACGCGCTGCTTACGAAAAGCCGACGGCTGAACGCAAGCGCAAGAAGGCTGCTGCCGTGGCCCGTCTGCGTAAGCGTCTGCGCAGCCAGACCCTGAAGAAGAAGATGTACTAA
- a CDS encoding porin codes for MKRFQLTVLAAASFAVATPAMAQSSTNVTLYGVIDAGVAYVNNVATGLNAKGAHNFQAVSGIGQGNRWGLKGTEDLGAGLKAVFVLENGFNLMNGTMLQNSRMFGRQAYVGLQSAQAGTVSIGRQYDSVVDFVSPITSAKQWATQYGAHIGDIDNLYNSFRVSNSIKYTSANYSGFSFGALYGFSNQPNTGGGTGFSNNNAFSIGAGYANGPLTAALAYMHLSSPGTTNANGAVSNDYSSATDIFYTSAVDKHDIAAAGVSYAIQAATVGFVYSYAKVNYVNQSSIRVNTFELNGKYQFTPRLLAGLAFVYSDGSVSGATALSGISKGTKPRWFQVNAGTTYSFSKRTETYLNGVYQRATGDAVVAAIDNVGGPTGTGAQSQIALIAGVRHKF; via the coding sequence AACGTCACGCTGTACGGTGTGATCGACGCGGGCGTTGCATACGTCAACAATGTTGCCACCGGCCTGAACGCCAAGGGTGCGCACAACTTCCAGGCCGTGAGCGGTATTGGTCAGGGCAACCGTTGGGGCCTGAAGGGCACGGAAGATCTGGGCGCCGGGCTGAAGGCCGTGTTCGTGCTGGAGAACGGCTTTAACCTGATGAATGGCACGATGCTGCAAAACAGCCGCATGTTCGGTCGTCAGGCGTATGTGGGTCTGCAAAGCGCACAGGCAGGCACGGTCTCTATCGGTCGACAGTACGACTCGGTGGTCGACTTCGTGAGCCCGATCACGTCGGCCAAGCAGTGGGCCACGCAATATGGCGCGCACATCGGCGACATCGACAACCTGTACAACTCGTTCCGCGTCAGCAACTCGATCAAGTACACGAGCGCGAACTACAGCGGCTTCTCGTTCGGCGCACTGTACGGCTTCAGCAACCAGCCGAACACCGGCGGCGGCACGGGCTTTTCGAACAACAACGCGTTCAGCATCGGCGCTGGCTATGCCAACGGTCCGCTGACGGCTGCGCTCGCCTACATGCACCTGTCCAGCCCGGGCACGACCAACGCCAACGGCGCGGTTTCGAACGACTATTCGAGCGCCACGGACATCTTCTACACGAGCGCCGTCGACAAGCACGACATCGCTGCGGCGGGTGTTTCGTACGCGATTCAGGCGGCAACGGTCGGCTTCGTGTACAGCTACGCCAAGGTGAACTACGTCAATCAATCGTCGATTCGCGTGAACACCTTCGAACTGAACGGCAAGTACCAGTTCACGCCGCGTCTGCTGGCGGGGCTGGCCTTCGTCTACAGCGATGGCAGCGTGAGCGGCGCGACGGCACTGTCGGGCATCAGCAAGGGCACGAAGCCGCGCTGGTTCCAGGTTAACGCAGGCACGACTTACTCGTTCAGCAAGCGCACCGAGACCTATCTGAACGGTGTGTACCAACGGGCTACGGGTGACGCTGTCGTCGCCGCGATCGACAACGTGGGGGGGCCGACGGGCACCGGCGCGCAGTCGCAGATCGCCCTGATCGCCGGCGTGCGTCACAAGTTCTAA